TGGATTGGATGcttccttttctgttttcttatttcttcttgttagcaatattgtattctttcttctctgtgcAGTTGGTTCCCATTTCTATGTACATTGTGTTACTTGGCCTTAAAAGAATTGTGAATACTATCTCCCCCCATTCTCTTGCCCTGTCTTGATATCCGTCTGACTGCTTGTTTTGTcctttattttttgttctttctctttTGCTCACACGGAGATATGACTTGAGGAATCCTTGTTTTATGTCTTGCTCACCAGCTTTCTAAGACATCCGACTTCATATTGTTTTTTACATGATCACAGACTACGTTTTTGGCAACCGCAAGTTTGGGGGAAATGCTCAATCTATCATAAAAGGCCGTTGGATCCATCATACATCCTTTCTTTGGGATTATGAGATGATGAACATGGCTTATCTCAAACTTCCAAAACGAGCTCCTGACTATCGACAGGTTTGCAAAATTTTCAAGTTCTTTGTTCTGCTTGGTAAATAGTCTTGTGAGCCTTTTTTTATGAACTTGACGCAGCTGATTTTTGAACACTCTGTTTCTGGAAACACCGATTTAAGTTGTTGGCAGAATAAACTTAATCGTGTTCAAGATCGATGCAAAATTTCATTCTCGTACACTGCAACATATGGAACAACTATGTAATTAATAGAATTACATTATTATTGAATAATTTCATAATCGTACATATTTTTCTCTTCCCTCTAATATATAGTACATTTAGGTACAGAGAATAGATAaagcattttcatatagaaaataGTCGTGGTGGTGCTTGCACTGCATGCATACTCTTCTAAGCTGATGGTGTGAAGACCTCTAAGTTGGTGCTGACATCATGGTGAAAAGATGAAGCATGGGTAGTCTTCTCTGTTTCACTTGGCTTGAGGAATGGGTACTGGGATTAATTACTTCGGAAAATCTGCAAAAATTGGCTCATGTCACTGTTAAGGGCTGTCCCAATGTGGTTTTAAGATAAATTTACTGAAAGGCTCTTTCATGTGTTCTGAACAAATCATCCCTGAAACTATGGTTGTGGACTTGTGGCAGTGAGCCTAAGAAGTTGTTTACTATCAAGTATACTTGGTAGTTGGCTTGGCTGAAAAGGTAAAGCTAGTTAATCTCAGATTGCAAGCAGCCACAATGTTGAAGTCTGTGGTACATGCATCGTCATTTACTCACATATGAAATTTCCAAGTTTGTCTTTTACGCCTTTGTAGTCTTCTAATTTCCTGCCTGCATATCACCTAATATATCATAATCTTGAGTGTAAAATACACTCGTGTCCTCTTAACTAACCTCTTGCTTAAGGTCCACATATGAAACTATCCTCTTTTCAAGTGCTCACGTGGGCAATCAAGAACCCAACTATTTCATTATTCTGAATTTTCCCCTGGAGTCATGTCCATACCAGGAATCCAAGTTCCAATAACTGCATGCTGTTGTGATGAGCTGAACCCAGACCTCCCTCGCGATGAGCATGCGCCGCATGCTCTGTGTTTGGTACTGGAGGGGGAGCATGTGATGGACATGCTATGGGACCAAAACATTCTGTTCCAGGCTCCCTGCCTTGACTGCACCGTGCTCTCTTTTCTAGCGATAGTTCCTGGCGATATCACCTCTTTCGGGTCATTTTCCAACAGCCACTTTTTCAATAAATTCCAAGTGACCAAACTTTTTCTGACTATTTTCAGCAAGTTTTGTGATGCCTATTGAATCTTTTTATGTTTTTGACGATAAATAAACTCAAATTGGTTTTCAACCTTAGCGGGCATGTGAGAATGTTAAGTGCCAGTGTTAGAGTGTTAGAATTAGAATTTTGAAAGAATTAAGTTCTTTAGTTGGATATTCTCACACATTGACAAATCTTTATATATGTTGAGTCTGACACCTACAAATAGGGTTCTAGTATATATTGAATAAACAAGTTATCAAAGTATtccttcctttttcttatttttcacaTTAGACTTTTCTCTTAGATGTAAATATCTTCCTCAGCTGCTACATCGTAGTACCATTATATCTTTTTTAGCAAACTAAACTAGTAAACTTATTTATTGACGTGTTATTCATAACTTATCAACTAGATGAGATCCACAGTAGTTGGGATCCATTTGTGCTTATCACTGATTCATTTACTCCCTCTCCTGGAGTGCTTGTCCTATTTTTCTTTCTGATATTCAAGTGATATAATCTTTGGCTAATAATTCTCACAATTATTTTCTTCAGTGTTAAGTTGGAAAACTTACATTTATCTGTATTCTTTTTCGTAAATTCTAAATGTCTGAATGTCATTTAAATAAGAATTTTTTATAAATCCACTTAACTCAATCTAAAGTATAATCATATAATTGTAACAAATATTATTAAGGGAAAACAGGAAGATAACTTCTACTTATTATATGAGATCCACTGGGGTCAGAGCCTACTTGTGCCTGTACCAAGGTCTCGATTGGGAAGTTGATGAGTTCCTTATGTGCAAGATAACTAAAGCTATCCATGATTTTATCTTATGGAACGCCGTGTCTAAACAATGCCTTTTGAGGCTCTAGTAGCTAAAGTAAATATGGAGGAGCTCTTGTTTGCCTGTTATGTTTGGAGCCTCCTGGTCATCTCTATGGTGCATTCACTCTAGGCTCTAACACTGTTAACTCACTAGGAGCCTGAGTATTCTGTGGCTTGAAGGTTTCTAGCCAGATTCGTCCCTGGAGGCCTTCTAAGCCACTGTCTCGACTTCTGGACGTAGAGAACATTTAGTCGAGTATCAGCAACTGGTGATAAAACCTATTCCCAGTTCAATCTTGATCAGTCATTTTTTCAGAAATGGTAGTCAACGCAATCTGATGTGTCTGAACATTCTCCAACATCCAGATCATGCTCTTGCTTTCACCTCTTCGAAAGGACGTAACATATTCCCAATCCTAGCGACAGCCGGTGCTTTCTTTGGTAAAGTATTCCACAGAGTATCGAAGTAACAAAAAGTTGTTTCTTTCATGAGCTTCCTTACTGTACTCTAACTCTGTCATTTGATGTCTCTCAACCCTGCTCTCATTTCTGCTTATAGTACTTTTCCAGCTTATTTCACTTTAATGCCTCCACATGCTTTTTAGATGGCTTTGCGAACTTGAACTTCTTAGTATTTACTAGTGTTTTTCAGTCGAATTATGCATGCCATGGAAGTCTTATAGCTGAGAGAGACTGCAACATGATAATTACGCCTAAGTTCTTTGGTTTGAAGGGATCTTTTATGCTTGAACTTCAAGTTGAGTATAAAATATTCTCATGGTGAAGTCTTGCTATGGTTTCTCCATGGAattatgcatgtcatgaccaacTTATAGCTGAGCAAGACTGCAGCATGATAATTACACCTATGTTCTTTGGCTTGAAGGGTGTCTTTATGTGTGAACTTCTAGTGAGTTAAATATTCTCACGCTGAAGCCTTGTTCCTATTTTACTCTCATTTGTTACTTCATACTTGACAATATGCCATTTTGGCTCATGAGATACTTCACTACTTTTTTATTTGTACAAGTTACTTTTGCATTGAACATTAGTAATTTGCTTGCTTTAGTCTCTGATGGAGAGTTTGCCTACTGGTTATTCAGGCAAGAGACCATTCAGACTTTATCTGCCGCATGAAGGATTATATATCTCGGCAAGAATTCATAAATAGAACCATATCTGCACTTGACAGCCACTTTTCTGTGACTTCTCTGGAGCTTAAATCATATGACTGTCCTGATGACACGAAATTTATGCCCTCCTCTAGACTGCTGGGAAAACAAGAACTGGAGGAAAGTTTTGAGTCTGAATCTGGGAATGTCATATTTCAGTCACTGTAACTGCTACAAGATGAGAAGACCTTCGCTTGAGGTGCTACTGTATGTCAATGTACCTTAATTGGTTATTCGTCGAGGAATAATTTTCCCTTTTTCCATGAGAGTATTTTTGTTGGATTGGGCTCCTAATCTGGTTGTGGTTGCCTACCTCCAACTCATTCATGTTGCTACTTCCTCGGATAAAAATACTAGGAGGAAGTGCTACCTTTTACCATTGTGCGTTACAGGGGGCATAATTAAGTCCTTGTTTGTAAGCACATCGATTGAGCGTTTACATTATTAATTCACAGGACAAACCACCATCTTTACAGATACTGTTTGTAATCTGACCATCTCTCTCGCCTTCATTTGGTTGTGGCTTTATTTCTTGCAGCAAAAGGACTTTGCTTCAAAATGTGAGTTGCCTAGACTTTGATTCCAAGAGTTTGTTGTAGCTAGTAGAGGTCTTCAGTCATTACCAGGAAAGAGAAAATTTTCAAATGTACATTTCCTGTTGATTGGTAAGTTTTGCTTTCCAATAATCATAGCTATTGTGTTAGCAAGCATACGCACCATGCATGCTGTCATAGGGGCGTTTTTCTGTCCGCCGAAAACACTGCCAGCCGGTATACTTTACTAgcttcagtataatatactggagactggagcaccagtgctccaaactccagtatattatgctggatcggtatattatactggaactccagtatactatgctggaatattttttcGGATtctgaacagtgttttcgttcagatttacatgaaaaatggctaaatttcgtttacttttgaaactgtggctatttttgaatgatcacttgtaaatctggctatttttgaatttctccctctATAGAAGGTAGTTTTCTCTTTATTTATCGAGAAAACTACCTTCTATAGCCCCTTAAAATTTTAATAACCCATGTTTTGTCCCACTTACAGAATATGGCCCTTCGGCCCAAACATATTGCATTTAGTAGCAGAAAAGAATGAGCATGACAACACAAGCGCCTGTAGCTCAGTGGATAGAGTGTTGTTTCGTAAGCAGAATGTCGCAGGTTCGACCCCTACATGGCGCAATAGAGTAACCCTTTTTTGCCACGacttattttgtatattttttgtatagtaacagtctTTTTTTCTATAGTGAcggtatattttatatattttttgtatagtgacagtctatttagtatatattttgtatattgacagtctattttgtatatgttagcggaaacgtaaaagaaagaacaatttaacgtggttcggatcaaaataatcctacgtccaccagagaacagttgcatttttaatattaacaaaggaaggggagagttcccaattacacttaagagaatttctcccttaactctctactcactacaatttgttgtattatttttgggatgatttctacaaatgaaggagtgcatctatttatagaggtaaagatcTCCTCTTGATGTCAccaacctcttgatgtcattggtgacatcaaactacctcctcttgatgtcatgagtgacatcaaaggaggaagcttcctcctagcatccacaccaactctttccaccaactcttccaattggcatgttATTGTTGattaaacataaaccaacaccttcaatctccaccttggtttgcgtttcgagtgtgcgtgtgaacaactctggccaaaacttctaagcttactgggcaaccccgttgtaagaaacaagaagaatcaaaccattgttgaacatatcACCTCCACCTAACAACTATTCttttcggagttgcatcagttgatgcatacccccgccaagtccttgcagtgtgcaaacttagcgagtgagactatcttggtcaacatatctgcaacattatcgtctgtgataaccttcacgaccttgatagttccctcttcaacaacatctcgaataaaatgaaatctgacatcaatgtatttagtgcgctcatgaaatctctgatttttcattagatgaataacactctgactatcacatctaagagttgattccagctgaaccaaactcaattctgctactaaacctttcaaccagatagcttccttcaccgcctccgctgctgccatatattctgcttctgtcgtagacaaagcggcaatcgactgcagagtcgacttccaactaacgacactgccaacgagggtaaagatgtatccagttgtggaccttcttctgtcaagatctcctgcatagtcagaatctacataaccgagaattgaaatacctccaccacttttttgaaaggtcagaccaacactagaagctcctttgagatatctcaatatccacttgacagcttcccaatacctctttcctgggctggacatgtatctacttaccacacttacagattgagcaatatctggacgtgtgcatatcatagcatacataatgctaccaaTTGCACTGACATaaagaatctttgacatatgctccacctcatcctcggactgaggcatttgtaaatctgaaagtttaaaatgaagagctaatggtgtacttacaggcttgcacgtatgcatgttgaatctctcgagaaccctttcaatgTACCTCTTccgagaaagatgtacaacaccgtcttctcttgaaatctccataccaaggattttctttgctgcTCCTAAAttcttcatgtcaaattccttactcaacagtttcttcaaagcatttatctctgtaatgttgttagcagcaataagcatatcatcaacatacaacggtaaataaatcattgagttaccagacatcttcttgtgatacacacaactatcaaatgcactcattgagaattcatgtgtagtcatgaatgcatcaaacctcttgtaccactgtctaggggattgcttcaaaccatacaaagacttctttagttggcatacgtgatcttcttttccctcagctaggaaaccttcaggctgatccatatagattgtctcttctagatcaccgtgtaagaaagcagttttgacatcaagctgttgaagctccaagtcaaattgggcaaccaatgctagtagcacgcgaattgagctatgcttcacgactggagagaaaatttcattgtagtcaattccctccttctgactgaatccttttgcaaccaatctcgccttgaacctagcatcttccacttcaggaattccctctttctttcggtagacccacttgcatccaactgtcctcttccccttttgtcttttcactaagacccatgtctgattcttgtgaagagactccatctcttcagtcatggctaaccgccattgtacaacatccttgcaagaagttgcttcaatatacgaggagggctccagatccttaatctcttcttgtgcagctacgaacgcatatgcaatcaagtttgcttgatctaTAAGGCATTCCGGTTCTCatgtctgcctcttctccctcccctttgcaattgtgtatggttcattgacagcaagttcttcaaggtctacatcttctgactcatctttaacctgagtctcttgatccttttccttggcaagctccaccggaagctccacctgctcgtcgttcttgtttcctgaaaactccacggaaactttacggggatcaagtatagaggattcatcaaaggtgacatctctactaactataaatttgagtaaagacaaacaccaaagtttgtacccttttactccatccacataccctacgaatatggccttcttagcccttggttcaagctttccttcattaacgtgataataagctggacacccaaatactcgtaagtatgaatagttagagggttcacctgaccatacctcattcggagtcttaaagtcaattgccgatgctggagatcgattgacaatatgagcagcagtgtgaactgcttcagcccaaaatactttggacattttggcttgtaggagcatacaacgagccttttcaagaagagttctgttcattctctcggcaactccattctgctgtggggtatgcctgacagtcctatgtcttgagatcccatgaaccttgcagaattcattaaactcttcattgcaaaactccaagccattgtctgtgcgaagatacttgattttccgctccatttgattttcaaccaaaatcttccactctttaaatgcttcaaaagcatcactttttgccttcaaaaaatacacccaaacctttcgtgagaaatcatcaataaaaatgagaagatacctctttccgcccttcgatggaagtttagaaggaccccataaatctgaatggatgtagtctagcactcctcttgtcttgtgtttgccagtgctgaagctgaccttcttctgcttccctagaacgcagtgctcacagaagtcaagcgtgctgatcttctcaccttccaaaagtttacgattgctcaacatctccagtccacgtgcgctcatatgacccagtctcatgtgccatagtcttgccttgtcatcattagataactgcactgtagatgcatttgcagagccaacaatggtgcttccggccaatgtgtaaaggccgttctccagcttgcctttcagcatgactaaagaacctttagtcacctttatagttcctgcttcgctcatgtacctgtagccttgttcatccagagtactcagggagatcaaattcttcttcagatcaggaacatgacggacttgtgtaatagtcctcaccaCTCCATCATgccagcgaacccgaactgagccaatgccaactattgcacaagttgcattattgcccattactacggttcctccacttttctcatagctgctaaaccagtcttttcggaatgtcatatgcagagtgcaagcagagtctaacacccatttgtttccataactactattattattacacgatgttgttagtacataatcattatcaaaatcatgtacctgttcaactgtggatgcactcgccttttccttggactttgacattgggcagtctcgttcaaagtgccccttcttgccacaaccccaacactctgtattcttcttgttcacacgagactttgatctgtgctttgatttgctctttccctgttggctagtccggcctctcacaaagattccacttgcctggtcatctctatctccttcaatgtgcctctgCACATCACTAaagttaagtgcctgccgcacttgctcaagcttgataggctccttgctatacatcattgaattctcaatatcacgatatcctgaagtcaatgaaaatagcaaagcacatgcaagcgtctcctcctcctttttaattcctgcaatctgtaagtccatgacaagtttattgaacgcatctaaatgatcttgtaacgaagtacctgaccccatcttaaatgtgtgaagacgccgttgtaacaacatccttgttgtcactgatcggtcttggtatagcccttctagcttttcccataactgtttggccgtctcttcggtacccgtactcacttcacaaagcacgttaggtgcaagggatagttggattgcactcaatgcatccccttcaatcttctccttgtcgggagttgatatatccttaggatactttccgtcaatagcatggattgaaccttccctccgcagtaacgccatcatctggatcttccagatattgaagttgttgcgtccactgaatctatcaatttcaaacttcatggaactcatctttgcttgttcttcctccttggatcgttaaagaatcctgttgctctgataccaattgttagcggaaacgtaaaagaaagaacacaagatttaacgtggttcggatcaaaataatcctacgtccaccagagaacagttgtctttttaatattaacaaaggaaggggagagttcccaattacacttaagagaatttctctcttaactctctactcactacaatgtgttgtattatttttgggatagtttctacaaatgaaggagtgcatctatttatagaggtaaagacctcctcttgatgtcatgggtgacatcaaaggaggaagcttcctcctagcatccacaccaactctttccaccaactcttccaattggcctgctattgttgactaaacataaaccaacaccttcagtatataatttttatagtgacaatctattgtaaataaattgtatagtgacagtttatttagtatatttttgtatagtgacagtctattttgtatagtgacagtctattttgtatataatttgtatagtgacaatttattgtatataaattgtatagtgacaatttatttagtatatttttgtatagtgacagtctattttgtatatattgtatagtgacagtctattttatatattttttaaataatgacattctatttttgtatatctattgtataaattttttatagtgatagtctatttttgtatatattttgtataatgacagtctattagttataaattgtatagtaacaatctattttgtataatttttgtatagtgacaatttgttttgtatatatattttgtattataCCAATATTCAAAAGAATTGCTCTATATGGTGATGACTCAGAATTATCTAAAATGAATTTTAAATATTAGCCTCATATACAATTGTTTATGGTGATGACTCAGCACTCCATTGTCGTTGATTCTTCGTTGTTGTTGAAATACATCCATTTAAGGCTTATGGACAATGGTTTTCATCTGAAGATTCTGATCGATCGGTAACGTTGACCGTGGCACGCCGTTCTGATTTTACTAATGATCGACGACAACAGAATCATTGTCGTCCGTCCGATTCAACGACCCGTTCTCACCCACGACCATGATTATTCCTTCTTTCAGCAACTATGTGCCCAATACTGGTCcttttttctccttcttctttaaaCCTTTCTTTCCCGTTTTGGGTAGGGGCGAAGCTACAgttcgtcgaaaaattacactatatataCAGGTAAAAAATTTGAATTTACATATATGTAATACATATTGAACACCCTTGCAATAAAGAAGAGGCGTAGCCCAGTGGCAGAGGGTGGTCAAGAAAGCCTCACGGTCGCAGGTTCGATCTCCACCCAACACAATTTGTGTtgcgttttaatttttttaagacTAAACGACGTCATTAGATTAAACTAATCAAAATTCCTAAATCACTAAATGGTCAAAATCGATCCCTCTGCTCTCAATTGCTCATTCCTCACGCAGACAAAGAAAAAACCTAGAAATTTTGGTCTCTATCTTCTCCAATCTCTATGCCTCTCTGCATAAATCACTGAAGTTTGGGGTTTGGAACTTGGAAGTTCTGGTTGCTCTCTCTCTCGGCGCTATTCAGTATTCACAACAGCTCTATTTTTGTGGTTAGAACTTAGAAACTCTTGTCTAattgtcttttcttttctgtttttgtttCAAAGTTTTAGTTTTGCTTCAAAGTTTTAGTTTTCAGTATTCACAACAGTTTTAGTTTCTCTTTCCGATTTTTGGTTTGGTACTGTGGTTAAAAATGGTTTACTCAAGAGATTTGAGCCTAAATAGACACTAATGGATATAGAATATTCATGTAGCGCCCGACTAGTTTAGGTGTACTTGATTGATACATAGATTGAAATCTCTTTTTTGTTTGGTATAGGGGTGGGGGCACTTTCTGTCCACGGGATTGTTGTGCAATAGTTTTAGAATACTATGCTAATCCTATCATCTGGAAAAATAAATTAGTAAATTTGTTGAATCCAAGTTTAACACGGGTTCGAAGTTGTTTTAAGTAGCTTCCATTTAGTATAAGTGCATGAACTGGTTCATTGAGAAAAGACTTGTGTGTTCATGTAGATATAAGTGTGAGACTTCAGAGAATTCTAATTTGCCATAAAAAGCAAAAAATTTAGTATTGGAATGAGATGAGCCTAATTTTAAATAGAGCTTAATGACTGCAAAATATTCATATAGATGCACTGCTAGAATGGAATTGaggtgtgtcacacctcctttttccgcacccgggggcgcgagggagttttctccaattaaaggacaatcgaaaggggatttatttgtttatttcagagtcgccacttgggagatttagggtgtcccaagtcaccaattttaatctcgaatcgaggaaaagaatgactctatattacagtctgcgtaccagaaatctggataaggaattctgttaactcgggagaaggtgttaggcattcccgagttccgtggttctagcacggtcgcttaactgttatatttggcttatttatctgattttaaatacaatatgaacttatgtgcaaattttaatttttaaaccgcttttatcatttactgttattttagaagacttgcaacgttgtgaaaacatatctcgcgccacgttgcatcaatgcacccgtgattgttgacatatttcgactcggttgagatttggatttgggtcacataaatgtgcacccgaattaaggagaataaattattaagacgtgcctaaagcaactagcgtattgttgttttgggtaaggccgaaaaattcgctaaacggcatgtcccgaattctaagtgttttaatatatatatagttagagggccccgcagctgtgtacatttttgtttgacgagactcgtctcgttctacttttaaaaggaattcgcgacgtcatggatatgcctctcggaccacgtcacaatcaatgtacccgtgattagaaatacatttcgaatccgtcgagatttggatttgggtcacataaatgtgcacccgagtttaagaaggtagggtttattaaagcgtatcctaaagagactaacgtgttgttattttaggagggttgtgagatttgctaaacaacccgtccttgaaactaaatgcttcaataatatacatttaacaagggccccgcatctgcacgttttgtttatttttcatcgaggctcatctcgttcttattttttaaaaaaaaatgatatcctatagcaactatgtttcttgtcgtgtttgtctctatcaatcgaaagcagtagatagtcctaattaattaatgcttgcaagttatttataacagaattcggaaatgcttaaaatcaggaacaaggctgcgtgcacagtcagtcgaataaataatcatgggcccaaattcaacccatgcgtgatgggccaaacctgggccactgcttgctcgaagcaggcctgCTTGGCCTGTTTTGACCTGAACTCGACCTTCACGGGGTTTATATTACAAATTttatgttctttgtcttaacaggtggtttattagttatatgagaccattaatcagaaaaggaagaacttaacccCTTGTGTACAGTTTTCATGTTTGGCATATGTTACAGCATATacggcaaagtaaactaaatctgagatgcaacctagtTCATTGAGGCCACTTTTATCTAACAGCttacatatacaattatcattcgataccctacattgacatcaactaggcttgtaagctaacttcagtatcccaaaatatgagctattagacattacatgacattcaacacaacagtacatgtatataaacaatatctgcagatcttctcttttatactcattgctcaaactttcgagttacattggtagtgtaattgtgtacctggtataaaggacaaagaagaa
The Nicotiana sylvestris chromosome 11, ASM39365v2, whole genome shotgun sequence DNA segment above includes these coding regions:
- the LOC104243295 gene encoding uncharacterized protein isoform X2, with product MMEPMNPQLSWVFQGELSIFTLFMIPVVKRFTGGGTVIVDHRTIFISFICNKDAVPTVQPYPRPIMSWSSQLYSKVFQGVGDFSLRENDYVFGNRKFGGNAQSIIKGRWIHHTSFLWDYEMMNMAYLKLPKRAPDYRQARDHSDFICRMKDYISRQEFINRTISALDSHFSVTSLELKSYDCPDDTKFMPSSRLLGKQELEESFESESGNVIFQSL